From Dermochelys coriacea isolate rDerCor1 chromosome 23, rDerCor1.pri.v4, whole genome shotgun sequence, one genomic window encodes:
- the FAM50A gene encoding protein FAM50A isoform X2: MAQYKGAASEAGRALQLMKKRERQREHMEQMRQRIAEENIMKSNIDKKFSAHYDAVEAELKSSTVGLVTLNDMKAKQEALVKEREKQLAKKEQSKELQLKLERLRERERKQEQKRKISSLSFTLDEEEEEEEEQLEEEEPELEKEELPPKKRKLGKNPDVDTSFLPDRDREEEENRLREELRQEWEAKQEKIKSEEIEITFSYWDGSGHRRTVKMKKGNTMQQFLQKALEILRKDFSELRLGGGCGQGRCILGRWVEDGISDNCLPPQVSRSGAAHVHQGGPNHPPCKWLPGSSAHTPCPRSCAVAITCPPKSCS; encoded by the exons ATGGCGCAGTACAAGGGGGCGGCCAGCGAGGCCGGCCGGGCCCTGCAGCTGATGAAGAAGCGGGAACGGCAGCGGGAGCACATGGAGCAGATGAGACAGCGCATAGCAGAG GAGAACATCATGAAGTCGAACATCGATAAGAAGTTCTCCGCTCATTACGACGCAGTGGAAGCAGAACTAAAATCCAGCACTGTGG gactggTGACCCTGAACGACATGAAGGCCAAGCAGGAGGCGCTGGTGAAGGAGCGGGAGAAGCAGCTGGCCAAGAAGGAGCAGTCCAAGGAACTGCAGCT GAAGCTGGAGCGGCTGCGGGAGCGGGAGCGGAAGCAGGAGCAGAAACGGAAGATCTCCAGTCTGTCCTTCACCctggacgaggaggaggaggaggaggaagagcagctggaggaggaagagccggagctggagaaagagg AGCTACCCCCCAAGAAGCGCAAACTGGGAAAGAATCCAGACGTGGACACCAGCTTTCTGCCGGATCGGGACCGTGAG GAGGAGGAGAACCGCCTGCGTGAGGAGCTGCGCCAGGAGTGGGAGGCCAAGCAGGAGAAGATCAAGA GCGAGGAGATTGAAATCACCTTCAGCTACTGGGATGGCTCTGGCCACCGGCGCACGGTCAAG atgaaGAAGGGGAACACCATGCAGCAGTTCCTGCAGAAAGCCCTCGAGATCCTGCGCAAGGACTTCAGCGAGCTCAGGTTGGGGGGTGGGTGTGGCCAGGGCAGGTGCATACTGGGGAGGTGGGTTGAGGAtggcat TTCTGACAactgcctcccaccccaggtCAGCCGGAGTGGAGCAGCTCATGTACATCAAGGAGGACCTAATCATCCCCCATGTAAGTGGCTCCCAGGGTCCTCCgctcacaccccctgccccaggagctgtgCAGTGGCCATTACATGCCCTCCCAAGTCCTGCTCCTGA
- the FAM50A gene encoding protein FAM50A isoform X1, with translation MAQYKGAASEAGRALQLMKKRERQREHMEQMRQRIAEENIMKSNIDKKFSAHYDAVEAELKSSTVGLVTLNDMKAKQEALVKEREKQLAKKEQSKELQLKLERLRERERKQEQKRKISSLSFTLDEEEEEEEEQLEEEEPELEKEELPPKKRKLGKNPDVDTSFLPDRDREEEENRLREELRQEWEAKQEKIKSEEIEITFSYWDGSGHRRTVKMKKGNTMQQFLQKALEILRKDFSELRSAGVEQLMYIKEDLIIPHHHSFYDFIVTKARGKSGPLFNFDVHEDVRLLSDATVEKDESHAGKVVLRSWYEKNKHIFPASRWEPYDPEKKWDKYTIR, from the exons ATGGCGCAGTACAAGGGGGCGGCCAGCGAGGCCGGCCGGGCCCTGCAGCTGATGAAGAAGCGGGAACGGCAGCGGGAGCACATGGAGCAGATGAGACAGCGCATAGCAGAG GAGAACATCATGAAGTCGAACATCGATAAGAAGTTCTCCGCTCATTACGACGCAGTGGAAGCAGAACTAAAATCCAGCACTGTGG gactggTGACCCTGAACGACATGAAGGCCAAGCAGGAGGCGCTGGTGAAGGAGCGGGAGAAGCAGCTGGCCAAGAAGGAGCAGTCCAAGGAACTGCAGCT GAAGCTGGAGCGGCTGCGGGAGCGGGAGCGGAAGCAGGAGCAGAAACGGAAGATCTCCAGTCTGTCCTTCACCctggacgaggaggaggaggaggaggaagagcagctggaggaggaagagccggagctggagaaagagg AGCTACCCCCCAAGAAGCGCAAACTGGGAAAGAATCCAGACGTGGACACCAGCTTTCTGCCGGATCGGGACCGTGAG GAGGAGGAGAACCGCCTGCGTGAGGAGCTGCGCCAGGAGTGGGAGGCCAAGCAGGAGAAGATCAAGA GCGAGGAGATTGAAATCACCTTCAGCTACTGGGATGGCTCTGGCCACCGGCGCACGGTCAAG atgaaGAAGGGGAACACCATGCAGCAGTTCCTGCAGAAAGCCCTCGAGATCCTGCGCAAGGACTTCAGCGAGCTCAG gtCAGCCGGAGTGGAGCAGCTCATGTACATCAAGGAGGACCTAATCATCCCCCAT catcacagcttCTACGACTTCATTGTGACTAAAGCAAGAGGGAAAAGTG gGCCGCTCTTCAACTTCGATGTTCATGAGGATGTGAGACTCCTGAGTGATGCCACTGTGGAGAAGGATGAG TCCCATGCTGGGAAGGTCGTCCTGCGCAGCTGGTATGAGAAGAACAAGCACATCTTCCCGGCCAGCCGCTGGGAGCCCTATGACCCTGAGAAGAAGTGGGACAAGTACACA ATCCGATGA
- the ATP6AP1 gene encoding LOW QUALITY PROTEIN: V-type proton ATPase subunit S1 (The sequence of the model RefSeq protein was modified relative to this genomic sequence to represent the inferred CDS: deleted 1 base in 1 codon) encodes MAAARLVLAGLVLGGGARRSGPVLGWYGRSSLWPPLADSYEGHVVGAAQLSALLAPALDRGPRNVVLFCRRSSAWRISRHMGASSETSPTAPFPNLESALAGAPSTLVLPAVQGVAAAGVLRLLKEKLGLSPLHVEPGTLRELRLNASLPALLLVRLPYTASSSLMAPKEVLMSNDEIIGQVLSALKEDDVPYTALLTAGAPHEFSGMSPGWPQRGEPPAAAEANPSTSAAPPGAVPPDRGAPDPLLGPEISPWSGTTVGRPDTPTFGAEASVNVSGSSWSASDSWLVLKYANVLGSPLTATFHMTSRWFPVSGQDWFQLSHLELATPSARPTVFNASQVTAPATMPGARPPQQHAGLWCWPSAHSPAPAGGCCSRMYSCRGST; translated from the exons ATGGCGGCGGCGCGGCTGGTGCTGgcggggctggtgctggggggcggAGCGCGCCGGTCGGGTCCCGTGCTGGGCTGGTACGGACGCAG ctctctctggcCCCCCCTGGCTGACAGCTACGAGGGACACGTGGTCGGCGCGGCCCAGCTGAGCGCGCTCCTCGCCCCCGCGCTGGATCGGGGCCCCCGCAACGTCGTGCTTTTCTGCAGGAGAAG ctcagcctggaGGATTTCACGGCATATGGGGGCGTCTTCGGAAACAAGCCCGACAGCGCCCTTCCCCAACCTGGAG AGTGCCCTGGCAGGGGCCCCCTCAACTCTGGTGCTCCCAGCTGTGCAGGGGGTGGCAGCTGCCGGCGTCCTGAGGCTGCTGAAGGAGAAGCTAGGGCTGAGCCCCCTGCATGTGGAGCCGGGCACCCTGCGG GAGCTTCGACTCAATGCCAGCCtgcccgccctgctgctggtgcgGCTTCCCTACACTGCCAG CTCTAGCCTCATGGCCCCCAAGGAGGTGCTAATGAGCAATG ATGAGATCATCGGGCAGGTGCTCAGTGCCCTGAAGGAGGACGATGTGCCCTACACGGCGCTGCTGACGGCTGGAGCCCCTCACGA gTTCTCCGGGATGTCTCCGGGGTGGCCCCAGCGGGGTGAGCcgccagctgctgcagaagccaACCCCAGCACCAGTGCAGCACCCCCCGGTGCGGTACCCCCTGACCGGGGAGCACCAGATCCTCTTCTGGGCCCAGAAATTTCTCCGTGGTCTGGGACAACAGTGGGTCGACCTGACACCCCAACATTTGGGGCCGAGGCCTCCGTCAATGTGAGCGGCTCGTCCTGGAGCGCCAGTGACTCCTG GCTGGTGCTGAAGTATGCAAATGTCTTGGGGTCCCCTCTGACTGCTAC GTTCCACATGACCAGCCGGTGGTTCCCTGTGTCAGGCCAGGACTGGTTCCAGCTTAGCCACCTGGAGCTGGCAACGCCCTCAGCCAGGCCCACTGTGTTCAACGCCTCACAGGTGACTGCTCCAGCAACTATGCCTGGCGCGCGCCCACCTCAGCAGCATGCAGGCCTTTGGTGCTGGCCTTCAGCCCACAGCCCAGCCCCGGCTGGGGGGTGCTGCTCCAGGATGTACAG CTGCAGGGGTTCAACGTGA
- the FAM50A gene encoding protein FAM50A isoform X3: protein MAQYKGAASEAGRALQLMKKRERQREHMEQMRQRIAEENIMKSNIDKKFSAHYDAVEAELKSSTVGLVTLNDMKAKQEALVKEREKQLAKKEQSKELQLKLERLRERERKQEQKRKISSLSFTLDEEEEEEEEQLEEEEPELEKEELPPKKRKLGKNPDVDTSFLPDRDREEEENRLREELRQEWEAKQEKIKSEEIEITFSYWDGSGHRRTVKMKKGNTMQQFLQKALEILRKDFSELRSAGVEQLMYIKEDLIIPHVSGSQGPPLTPPAPGAVQWPLHALPSPAPERVM, encoded by the exons ATGGCGCAGTACAAGGGGGCGGCCAGCGAGGCCGGCCGGGCCCTGCAGCTGATGAAGAAGCGGGAACGGCAGCGGGAGCACATGGAGCAGATGAGACAGCGCATAGCAGAG GAGAACATCATGAAGTCGAACATCGATAAGAAGTTCTCCGCTCATTACGACGCAGTGGAAGCAGAACTAAAATCCAGCACTGTGG gactggTGACCCTGAACGACATGAAGGCCAAGCAGGAGGCGCTGGTGAAGGAGCGGGAGAAGCAGCTGGCCAAGAAGGAGCAGTCCAAGGAACTGCAGCT GAAGCTGGAGCGGCTGCGGGAGCGGGAGCGGAAGCAGGAGCAGAAACGGAAGATCTCCAGTCTGTCCTTCACCctggacgaggaggaggaggaggaggaagagcagctggaggaggaagagccggagctggagaaagagg AGCTACCCCCCAAGAAGCGCAAACTGGGAAAGAATCCAGACGTGGACACCAGCTTTCTGCCGGATCGGGACCGTGAG GAGGAGGAGAACCGCCTGCGTGAGGAGCTGCGCCAGGAGTGGGAGGCCAAGCAGGAGAAGATCAAGA GCGAGGAGATTGAAATCACCTTCAGCTACTGGGATGGCTCTGGCCACCGGCGCACGGTCAAG atgaaGAAGGGGAACACCATGCAGCAGTTCCTGCAGAAAGCCCTCGAGATCCTGCGCAAGGACTTCAGCGAGCTCAG gtCAGCCGGAGTGGAGCAGCTCATGTACATCAAGGAGGACCTAATCATCCCCCATGTAAGTGGCTCCCAGGGTCCTCCgctcacaccccctgccccaggagctgtgCAGTGGCCATTACATGCCCTCCCAAGTCCTGCTCCTGAGAGGGTT ATGTGA
- the GDI1 gene encoding LOW QUALITY PROTEIN: rab GDP dissociation inhibitor alpha (The sequence of the model RefSeq protein was modified relative to this genomic sequence to represent the inferred CDS: inserted 2 bases in 2 codons) — protein sequence MDEAYDVIVLGTGLTECILSGIMSVNGKKVLHMDRNPHYGGESSSITPLEELYKRFGLPEGPPESMGRGRDWNVDLIPKFLMANGQLVKMLLYTEVTRYLDFKVVEGSFVYRGGQVHKVPSTETEALASNLMGMFEKRRFRKFLVFVAXFDENDPQTLEGVDPXGTPMRDVYERFDLGQDVIDFTGHALALYRTDDYLDQPCLETINRIKLYSESLARYGKSPYLYPLYGLGELPQGFARLSAIYGGTYMLNKPVDEIVMENGQVVGVRSEGEMARCKQLICDPSYVPERVRQAGRVVRVICILSHPIHGTSEAGSCQIILPQNQLGRKSDIYVCLVSWAHNVAAPGKFIAIVSTTVETLEPEREVEPALELLEPIDQKFVAISDLYDPTDDGTESQIFCSRSYDATTHFETTCDNIKDIYRRMVGTAFDFESMKRRQSHVFGEDEQ from the exons ATGGATGAGGCCTACGACGTGATCGTGCTGGGCACCGGGCTGACC GAATGCATCCTGTCGGGGATCATGTCGGTGAACGGGAAGAAGGTTCTGCACATGGACCGGAATCCCCACTACGGGGGAGAGAGCTCCTCCATCACCCCCCTGGAGGAG ctgtatAAACGCTTTGGGCTCCCCGAGGGGCCCCCCGAGTCCATGGGGCGTGGCCGGGACTGGAACGTTGACCTGATCCCCAAATTCCTCATGGCCAACG gccagctgGTGAAGATGTTGCTGTACACGGAGGTGACCCGGTACCTGGACTTCAAGGTGGTGGAGGGGAGCTTCGTCTACAGGGGGGGGCAGGTACACAAGGTGCCCTCCACCGAGACTGAGGCGCTGGCGTCCA aTCTCATGGGCATGTTCGAGAAGCGCCGGTTCCGGAAGTTCCTTGTCTTCGTGG AATTTGACGAGAACGACCCCCAGACACTGGAGGGGGTCGACC CTGGGACCCCCATGCGGGACGTGTACGAGCGCTTCGACCTGGGGCAGGACGTGATTGACTTCACGGGCCACGCACTGGCCTTGTATCGCACTGACGA TTACCTGGATCAGCCCTGCCTGGAGACCATTAACCGAATCAAGCTGTACAGCGAGTCGCTGGCCCGTTACGGGAAGAGCCCCTACCTCTACCCACTCTACGGGCTGGGGGAACTGCCACAAGGGTTCGCCAG GCTCAGCGCAATCTACGGGGGCACCTACATGCTGAACAAGCCCGTGGATGAGATCGTCATGGAGAATGGCCAGGTCGTGGGGGTCAGGTCGGAGGGGGAG ATGGCACGGTGCAAGCAGTTGATCTGCGACCCCAGCTATGTGCCAGAGCGAGTTCGTCAAGCCGGCCGGGTCGTCCGTGTCATCTGCATCCTGAGCCACCCCATCCATGGCACCAGCGAGGCCGGCTCCTGCCAGATCATTCTGCCCCAGAACCAGCTGGGCCGCAAGTCAG ataTCTACGTCTGTCTGGTTTCCTGGGCCCACAACGTGGCTGCACCTGGGAAGTTCATCGCCATCGTCAGCACCACGGTGGAGACGCTGGAGCCGGAGCGGGAGGTGGAGCCGgcgctggagctgctggagcccatTGACCAGAA GTTTGTGGCCATCAGTGACTTGTATGATCCCACGGATGATGGCACAGAGAGCCAG ATTTTCTGCTCCCGGTCGTACGATGCCACCACCCACTTCGAGACGACCTGTGACAACATCAAGGACATTTACCGGCGCATGGTCGGCACTGCCTTTGACTTCGAGAGCATGAAACGGCGCCAGAGCCATGTCTTTGGGGAGGATGAGCAGTGA